The proteins below come from a single Pichia kudriavzevii chromosome 2, complete sequence genomic window:
- a CDS encoding uncharacterized protein (PKUD0B11980; similar to Saccharomyces cerevisiae YOR161C (PNS1); ancestral locus Anc_5.502), which translates to MSIPPPYAEPVNGRYDYSVLPPYDEGDTKWDFEIPEKPVPAPEYDDAFPINEPVYNDKVFTYIFTIVVIAFTGLAHYSYKSLSNNHTFWDTSTNSNDMGAQLTKSARYLYMFVSVTTITPLVCSTFLLLLVYLCPTAFIIISFLLVPLSLFTFAFSSFWAGAILPALLFGVLGTLMMAFMFNNFSRFSFSALMLKLVVSAMTKYPSTILVSFMSSIITAFISIVYMVSLVMIVNWRTLGDDTNCPHTNGNDVCVSTVSIFVYLFAMFSGFYIFQVLQNTTHVILAGVFSSWYFFDTYPEQSKPKTPAFGAIRRAFTYCFGSICFGSLLVSLVQTLRMSLQLVKSRLQSIRQQDNESNGDASLLTCFLLCFVTILEWIAREFEYWMQWFNRYAYSYLSMYGKPYLASARDTFEILKYKGMDILINDSLIGSAISFYSLLSMGITGLVLYITFQGSNLQEMGPEMLTIGLFGGLLVAYFIVSTTINCLDVGFVTFTIGLAVDPEAFTRTDAGNATATSIERLQAWEKMNVYYPGIRERVVVDWPEEAIP; encoded by the coding sequence ATGAGCATCCCCCCACCATACGCAGAACCTGTCAATGGCAGGTATGACTACTCGGTCCTTCCTCCATATGACGAGGGAGACACCAAGTGGGACTTTGAAATCCCAGAGAAACCCGTTCCGGCGCCAGAATACGATGACGCCTTCCCCATCAACGAACCGGTATACAACGACAAAGTCTTTACGTACATTTTCACCATTGTGGTGATAGCGTTTACTGGACTGGCACATTACTCGTACAAGAGTCTATCAAACAACCACACATTCTGGGACACCTCCACCAATAGCAATGATATGGGGGCTCAGCTTACAAAGTCCGCAAGGTATTTGTACATGTTTGTCTCAGTTACAACAATAACTCCCCTGGTTTGTTCGACCTTTTTGCTTCTCCTAGTCTACCTCTGTCCAACTGCCTTTATTATCATCTCATTTCTCCTTGTGCCCTTATCCTTGTTCACATTTGCATTCTCATCCTTCTGGGCAGGTGCAATCCTTCCTGCCCTCTTGTTTGGTGTCTTGGGTACTTTGATGATGGCTTTTATGTTCAATAATTTTAGCaggttttccttttctgCACTCATGCTCAAATTGGTGGTATCGGCAATGACAAAATACCCGTCAACCATTCTTGTCTCCTTCATGTCCTCTATTATTACCGCATTCATTTCCATAGTTTATATGGTCTCACTAGTTATGATTGTTAACTGGAGAACTCTAGGCGATGATACAAACTGCCCTCATACAAATGGTAATGACGTTTGCGTTTCAACTGTGTCCATATTCGTTTACCTCTTTGCAATGTTTTCCGGCTTTTACATTTTCCAGGtattacaaaatacaaCCCACGTCATCTTGGCCGGAGTGTTTAGCTCTTggtatttctttgatactTATCCCGAACAATCCAAACCGAAAACACCTGCGTTCGGGGCAATCCGCCGTGCATTCACATACTGTTTTGGATCTATCTGTTTTGGATCTTTACTTGTCTCCCTAGTGCAGACACTCAGGATGTCACTGCAACTAGTGAAATCCAGGTTACAGTCAATTAGACAGCAGGACAACGAGTCCAATGGCGATGCATCTCTGCTTACTTGCTTCTTGCTCTGTTTTGTCACGATTTTAGAATGGATTGCCAGAGAGTTTGAATATTGGATGCAATGGTTCAATAGGTACGCATATTCCTACCTTTCAATGTATGGCAAACCATACCTCGCATCTGCTAGAGACACCTTtgagattttgaaatataaaGGAATGGACATTTTAATCAATGATTCATTGATTGGATCTGCTATTTCCTTCTATTCGTTGCTTTCCATGGGCATAACCGGGTTGGTGCTCTACATAACCTTCCAAGGTTCGAATTTACAGGAAATGGGTCCTGAAATGTTGACCATTGGGTTATTCGGTGGGTTGCTGGTTGCCTATTTCATTGTTTCTACAACAATCAACTGCCTGGACGTTGGGTTTGTTACATTCACTATTGGTCTGGCCGTGGATCCAGAGGCATTCACCAGAACCGATGCGGGAAACGCTACTGCCACTAGCATCGAGAGATTGCAGGCATGGGAGAAGATGAACGTTTACTATCCTGGTATCAGAGAACGAGTGGTTGTCGACTGGCCCGAGGAGGCCATCCCTTAA
- a CDS encoding uncharacterized protein (PKUD0B11970; similar to Saccharomyces cerevisiae YPR139C (LOA1); ancestral locus Anc_3.477): MEKFSVYSDKTTGISPFVPANIHPTLATYIFHVFLIPIKIVVVLPVVLLYPLFTLTSGLTRVFLDILLAYFFNVCEQELLVDGIRKSDEAGKLANTPSLGDVVFVNANGPLDYFVWKMQCQYPNKIKVGVATDEGVVLVPNASGWFGWCFGGSLQVPKSWKLLNPETIKEITLFVVIEGTISNGKGVLSVPPHFDVEEFLKTIKTAASKAKVLSTKVSPVGISETVIPTNKWYWWFVNFGSISMNLKYRLKLYNLDYKELDIDSIRTALANGGKMKLLSKNMHINTKRDYLVAVAMNNEKKRV, from the coding sequence ATGGAGAAGTTTTCTGTCTACTCTGACAAAACAACGGGGATTTCTCCCTTTGTTCCTGCCAATATCCATCCAACACTGGCAACGTATATATTCCATGtatttttgattccaatcaagattgttgttgttctcCCCGTGGTGCTGCTCTATCCGCTATTCACACTCACATCGGGACTGACGAGGGTTTTCTTGGACATCCTGCTTGCATACTTCTTCAACGTCTGTGAACAGGAGCTCCTTGTAGACGGTATCAGAAAATCCGATGAAGCTGGTAAACTAGCCAACACTCCCTCACTCGGCGATGTTGTATTTGTCAATGCCAACGGGCCACTTGACTACTTTGTTTGGAAAATGCAGTGCCAATACCCAAACAAAATAAAGGTGGGGGTGGCTACGGATGAAGGCGTTGTTCTTGTTCCAAACGCCAGTGGCTGGTTCGGGTGGTGTTTCGGCGGATCTCTACAAGTACCTAAATCTTGGAAGTTGCTCAATCCTGAAACCATCAAGGAAATCACCCTCTTTGTTGTCATTGAGGGCACCATAAGCAATGGCAAGGGTGTGCTCTCCGTGCCACCACACTTTGACGTTGAGGAATTTttaaaaacaatcaaaacTGCAGCTTCTAAAGCCAAGGTTCTCAGCACAAAGGTGAGTCCTGTTGGAATCTCCGAAACCGTTATCCCGACAAACAAGTGGTATTGGTGGTTCGTCAATTTTGGAAGTATTTCCATGAACCTGAAATACAGACTAAAGCTTTACAATCTCGACTATAAGGAACTCGACATTGACAGTATTAGAACAGCACTGGCCAACGGCGGGAAAATGAAGCTCCTGAGCAAGAACATGCACATCAATACAAAGAGGGACTACCTGGTTGCCGTGGCCATGAACAACGAGAAGAAGAGAGTGTAA